One window of the Deferribacterota bacterium genome contains the following:
- a CDS encoding chemotaxis protein, translating to VIEGQGVCFDMITFLEFQDVIKNRINKLVNVLKEVEQHLIELFNKIEVDERKWLGETAENVEKETKTSQDEIDRLLKEFGL from the coding sequence GAGTAATAGAGGGGCAAGGAGTTTGTTTTGATATGATAACATTTTTAGAATTCCAAGATGTTATAAAAAATAGAATAAATAAATTAGTTAATGTATTAAAAGAAGTAGAACAGCACTTGATTGAATTATTCAATAAGATTGAAGTAGATGAAAGGAAATGGTTAGGCGAAACTGCAGAGAATGTAGAAAAGGAGACAAAAACCTCACAGGATGAAATAGATAGGCTACTTAAAGAATTTGGATTATAA
- a CDS encoding response regulator, which yields MTNDETNEILQDFISETTEILEDLENSLVDLEENKDDKELINKIFRSAHTIKGSSAFLELEKLSTISHHTEDILNKLRKDEIALTDVIMDVLLEYVDLAKGIVENIKTGDDTVEIREFLKKIEGVKSGEYVSTAQKEQKISSKKTKDGGKQISAAHKTIEQTIRVEVSRLDALMNLVGELVLSRNRLSQLAIDLNQKYRDDPILEQLVDTTSQLGLVTSDLQIAVMKTRMIPISKVFSRFPRIVRDVARDLKKDVNLVVSGEDTELDKSVIELITDPLVHMVRNAIDHGLETPEERVGKPKKGTIWLNAMQQGNHIIIEVKDDGKGIDPDKVAKSALEKGLTTKEELARMDRDEIIGFIFRPGFSTSEKVTNISGRGVGLDVVKNNIEKINGIINIDSEIGKGTTIQLKLPLTLAIIQSLLVEVSGEIFAIPIVSILETIKVKEDDIHELEGREVLNYRNGVLSIIRITDVLELEESYSDFKYVVVINVAERQVGFVVNRLIGQEEIVIKTLGEFLGNLTGIAGATIMGDGKVRLILDPSGIIEIASKMPRKLKKKRVRNVESQKESITALVVDDSATDRKIIKNILSQAGWINVVEVPTGKDALEIAKKVKFDIFIIDLVLPEIDGYELAKRLREKGLDQPFIAITVRGDIADEKQVKMAGFNKLVLKPINMNEILNTIDDLLSQRSSS from the coding sequence ATGACAAATGATGAAACAAATGAGATTTTACAAGATTTTATATCTGAAACAACAGAGATTTTAGAAGATTTAGAAAATAGTCTTGTTGATTTAGAGGAAAATAAGGATGACAAAGAGTTAATAAATAAGATCTTTAGATCTGCTCATACGATTAAAGGATCCTCAGCTTTCTTGGAATTAGAAAAACTAAGTACAATCTCACATCACACTGAGGATATTTTAAATAAACTAAGAAAAGATGAGATTGCTTTAACTGATGTTATTATGGATGTTTTATTAGAATATGTGGATTTGGCTAAAGGTATTGTAGAAAATATAAAAACTGGTGACGACACAGTAGAGATTAGGGAGTTTCTAAAAAAGATAGAGGGCGTTAAAAGCGGAGAGTATGTTAGTACCGCACAGAAAGAACAAAAAATTTCTTCTAAAAAGACAAAAGATGGTGGTAAACAGATTAGTGCAGCACATAAAACAATAGAGCAAACAATTAGGGTTGAGGTTAGCAGGCTTGATGCCCTTATGAATCTTGTAGGTGAATTAGTACTAAGTAGGAATAGATTGTCCCAGTTAGCTATAGATTTAAATCAAAAATATAGAGATGATCCAATCTTAGAACAGCTTGTAGATACAACATCCCAATTAGGATTAGTAACCTCAGATTTACAGATTGCTGTCATGAAGACAAGGATGATACCAATTAGCAAAGTGTTTAGTAGATTTCCACGAATTGTAAGGGATGTGGCAAGAGATTTGAAAAAAGATGTAAATTTAGTTGTTTCAGGTGAAGATACAGAGCTCGATAAGTCAGTTATTGAGTTAATTACTGATCCACTAGTTCATATGGTTAGAAATGCTATAGATCATGGACTTGAAACACCTGAGGAAAGAGTTGGCAAACCAAAGAAGGGAACAATCTGGCTTAATGCAATGCAGCAAGGAAACCATATTATTATTGAGGTTAAAGACGACGGTAAAGGTATTGACCCTGATAAGGTTGCAAAGTCAGCTTTAGAAAAGGGGTTAACGACAAAAGAAGAATTAGCTAGAATGGATAGGGATGAAATAATAGGCTTTATTTTTAGGCCAGGTTTTTCTACCTCAGAAAAAGTTACAAATATCTCAGGTAGAGGAGTTGGCTTGGACGTAGTTAAAAACAATATTGAAAAGATTAATGGTATAATTAATATTGATTCAGAAATAGGGAAGGGAACAACTATACAACTAAAACTACCATTAACATTGGCTATTATTCAATCTCTTTTGGTTGAGGTTTCTGGGGAAATTTTTGCTATACCTATAGTATCAATTTTGGAGACTATTAAAGTAAAAGAGGATGATATCCACGAATTAGAAGGTAGAGAGGTATTAAATTATAGAAATGGTGTTTTATCTATAATTAGGATTACTGATGTTTTGGAGCTTGAAGAATCTTACAGTGATTTTAAATATGTAGTGGTTATCAATGTTGCTGAAAGGCAAGTTGGTTTTGTTGTAAATAGATTGATTGGGCAAGAAGAGATTGTTATTAAGACATTAGGGGAATTTTTAGGTAATCTTACTGGTATTGCAGGGGCAACTATAATGGGTGATGGCAAAGTCAGATTAATCTTAGATCCTTCTGGTATTATCGAGATTGCTTCTAAAATGCCTAGGAAGTTGAAAAAGAAAAGGGTTAGAAATGTTGAAAGCCAAAAAGAATCAATAACAGCTCTAGTTGTTGATGATTCAGCTACAGATAGGAAAATTATAAAAAATATATTATCCCAGGCTGGTTGGATAAATGTTGTAGAGGTCCCAACTGGCAAGGATGCATTAGAGATCGCGAAAAAAGTCAAGTTTGACATATTTATAATAGATTTAGTTTTACCAGAGATAGATGGGTATGAATTAGCAAAGAGGCTTAGAGAAAAAGGGCTTGATCAACCCTTTATTGCAATTACTGTAAGAGGGGATATTGCAGATGAAAAACAAGTAAAGATGGCTGGATTTAATAAATTAGTTCTAAAGCCCATAAATATGAATGAAATACTCAATACTATAGATGATCTTTTATCTCAAAGAAGTTCTAGTTAG
- a CDS encoding OmpA family protein, translated as MKGTAIIGLILILLSGGGNLLSQNKRVYKVDVVNVSTDVETSLYVLAKDGIEAAQNVSLNGWKVLNVEPFGKYAVSTSDNKYSVEIPRLEYVLTVYFPPCKYTTLIDNETIKKIKSLNEDSQYIIYGHTDSLPVKPTENYKNNYELSLLRARFLKNFIYSITNVPADNIKIVGLGAMYPKVDNSIQGEPENRRAEVYERH; from the coding sequence TTGAAGGGCACAGCGATAATAGGACTAATTTTAATCCTTTTATCTGGTGGCGGTAATCTATTATCACAAAATAAGAGGGTGTATAAGGTTGATGTAGTTAATGTATCAACTGATGTTGAGACTAGTTTATATGTGTTGGCTAAAGATGGAATAGAGGCAGCCCAGAATGTTTCACTAAATGGTTGGAAGGTATTAAATGTTGAACCCTTTGGCAAATACGCAGTATCAACTAGTGACAACAAATATAGCGTTGAAATACCAAGGTTAGAATATGTACTAACAGTTTATTTCCCCCCTTGTAAATATACTACTCTTATAGATAATGAGACAATAAAAAAAATAAAATCCCTTAATGAAGATAGTCAATATATTATATATGGTCATACTGACTCATTACCTGTTAAACCCACTGAAAATTATAAAAATAATTATGAATTGTCATTGCTTAGAGCAAGATTTCTAAAAAACTTCATATATAGTATAACAAATGTTCCAGCAGATAATATAAAAATAGTTGGATTAGGTGCAATGTATCCAAAGGTAGATAATTCTATTCAAGGAGAACCTGAAAACAGAAGGGCTGAAGTGTATGAAAGACATTAG
- a CDS encoding SpoIIE family protein phosphatase has translation MLNDNKLYARLINLINDIIVVIDRNYNILYVNEAVFTFIGNKTNIIGTKCYLSLFNNIEPCGNCELPSLINKKRAAKTIYHETFDYKGNRKYFKSNFEQIDNDTFVEFLSDTTEERFLYKSLYYKTKELKANNVRLKKYMLDSRDRYDFLNKVINSVPGGIMVVSDDLKIVEINNFMLERFTGDKNIKKGNNCFEIYGNKSQCKDCYFKKNSSRTYRKFKDNSYTVYFNKFDNYLVESLLDTTRMISLINSIKSKQQELNSKQHQMRLLNSELLKVNKRLQSAQKRIEDEIKQLRLIQKTLLPTKFVDYKGYSFGATYIPTEDVGGDYYDYIEMSNNYCGFLVADVSGHGIPAAVIMAITRALVHSYTIDIISSSEVLTMINEILKENIYTNDFVTMFYLVMNMGTGKCNYASAGHNPILFFDNSNLSVKQLKSKGFFLGPFDNVEYEEKSINMKKGDILFLYTDGLVDVQNRKGEFYGLDRLIGKLILYHENSPNEIINYVLDDIKEFSGGREYSDDITMLLIKKEE, from the coding sequence ATGTTAAACGATAATAAGCTATATGCAAGGTTAATAAATTTAATTAATGATATTATTGTAGTTATAGATAGAAATTATAATATTTTGTATGTTAACGAAGCTGTTTTTACATTTATAGGTAATAAAACTAATATAATAGGCACTAAATGTTATCTAAGCTTATTTAATAATATTGAACCATGTGGTAATTGTGAGTTGCCTTCTCTAATAAATAAAAAAAGAGCTGCCAAAACAATATATCATGAGACATTTGACTACAAAGGGAATAGAAAATATTTTAAATCTAATTTTGAACAAATTGACAACGACACCTTTGTGGAATTTTTAAGTGATACCACAGAGGAGAGGTTTCTCTACAAAAGTTTATATTATAAGACAAAAGAGCTGAAAGCGAATAATGTCAGACTAAAAAAATATATGTTAGATTCAAGAGATAGGTATGATTTTTTAAATAAGGTAATAAATAGTGTGCCGGGTGGCATAATGGTTGTAAGTGATGATCTGAAAATAGTTGAAATAAATAATTTTATGCTTGAAAGATTTACAGGTGATAAAAATATCAAAAAAGGCAATAATTGTTTTGAGATTTATGGAAATAAGAGCCAATGTAAAGATTGCTATTTTAAAAAAAATAGTAGTCGCACATATAGAAAGTTTAAGGATAATAGCTATACAGTTTATTTTAATAAGTTTGATAATTATTTGGTTGAAAGCTTGTTAGATACTACAAGAATGATATCGCTTATAAACTCAATAAAGTCAAAACAACAAGAGTTAAATAGTAAACAACATCAAATGAGGCTGCTAAATTCGGAGCTGCTGAAGGTTAATAAAAGACTTCAAAGTGCACAAAAGAGAATAGAAGATGAAATAAAACAACTTAGATTAATACAAAAGACTTTACTACCTACTAAATTTGTTGATTATAAAGGCTATAGTTTTGGTGCCACATATATTCCTACTGAAGATGTTGGAGGCGATTATTATGATTATATAGAGATGAGCAATAACTATTGTGGGTTTCTAGTAGCTGATGTATCAGGCCATGGTATACCTGCTGCTGTTATTATGGCAATTACAAGAGCACTTGTTCATTCATACACAATAGATATTATATCTTCATCAGAAGTACTTACTATGATTAATGAGATATTGAAAGAGAATATTTATACAAATGATTTTGTTACAATGTTTTATCTAGTGATGAATATGGGAACTGGTAAATGCAATTATGCTAGTGCTGGACATAATCCAATTCTATTTTTTGATAACTCTAATTTGTCAGTTAAACAGTTAAAATCAAAGGGATTTTTTTTAGGCCCTTTTGATAATGTTGAATATGAAGAAAAATCTATTAATATGAAAAAAGGTGATATACTCTTTTTGTATACTGATGGTTTAGTTGATGTACAAAATAGAAAAGGTGAATTTTATGGGTTAGATAGATTGATAGGAAAATTAATATTATATCATGAGAATAGCCCTAATGAGATTATAAATTATGTTTTAGATGATATTAAAGAATTTTCTGGTGGTAGAGAATATTCAGATGACATAACGATGTTATTAATAAAAAAGGAGGAATAA
- a CDS encoding STAS domain-containing protein encodes MINAEVKDNNILITPKGEVNAQVGIKMKEIIKEKLGENKGIASVIIFFNDVVYINSSGIRELIDILKYLKSENKNLYLIGMSKEIREMFSFTNLDSVFNIFNNLEDIFK; translated from the coding sequence ATGATCAATGCTGAGGTTAAAGACAATAATATATTGATTACACCTAAGGGTGAAGTAAATGCGCAAGTTGGCATAAAAATGAAAGAAATAATCAAAGAAAAATTGGGTGAAAATAAGGGTATTGCTTCAGTTATTATATTTTTCAATGATGTAGTTTATATAAATAGCTCTGGTATAAGGGAATTGATTGATATTTTAAAGTATTTAAAAAGTGAGAATAAGAATTTGTATCTAATTGGCATGAGCAAAGAAATTAGAGAAATGTTTTCTTTTACTAACTTAGATAGTGTTTTTAATATTTTTAATAATTTAGAGGATATTTTTAAGTAG